The following coding sequences are from one Augochlora pura isolate Apur16 chromosome 6, APUR_v2.2.1, whole genome shotgun sequence window:
- the LOC144470931 gene encoding uncharacterized protein LOC144470931, protein MATSDVLQFHYCIEDEDAQTATKDFAGILGNVYEHYKKLCIKYFKLKKYCENVGVDIPFEVCESKSDNSNVVLQTPPKNSTTCNLDNALGLNVTLLADDKIDQKQIVNEKLLRSPVLGKKYKSGKNSFIPGHSILDDTNEIGTSSLLRENITVLANSSDEDISTFVETKENQCSTILNNEDTVECTPLSKLPKKMRLCKLYNVETTLLKSGKKLKQSRLEFVSSEESKMTINEEKHKKLTTLIQPEFLTSTKNLQKFVKVSGSNDEEIIEDSPTKHKISKLKMRSLKVNKSNPLTYRDNNRRKINLFSDTKITSLHQCSRRHTSTSNELCSVNKLKSFNTSLNKSVKNNCEIMPPPSLIVHTERIANNVRTEEAEKISTERIVNIPKKETEKIDTSNKSQAQKRKLSKLIEETCNFNLQSSNETFYLPGEKLNEKTEEINVKHMVNDIVKEETEKIDTSNKSQAQERKLSRLVEGTCNSNFSSADETFYLPGEKLNKKTEEINVKHMVNNIVKEETEKIDTSNKSQAQERKLSRLVEGTCNSNFSSADETFYLPGERLREKSTSEVVYTKISDNNTSENVSHMSSDVPYEEGNIVNFKTRNKAERAKMAGTSCWQCIQYYEDLGLSELEIKSKQKECSHHRIIKEKPCTPKEFWNPLFADTYVSTIQPD, encoded by the coding sequence ATGGCTACCTCAGATGTTCTACAATTTCACTATTGTATAGAGGACGAAGACGCACAAACTGCAACCAAGGATTTTGCCGGAATTCTCGGGAACGTGTACGAACActataaaaagttatgtatTAAGtactttaaattgaaaaaatattgtgaaaatgTTGGCGTAGACATTCCATTTGAAGTGTGTGAATCTAAAAGTGATAATAGCAATGTTGTATTACAAACACCACCCAAAAATTCAACAACATGCAATTTGGACAACGCTTTGGGTTTAAATGTAACACTTCTAGCTGATGATAAGATTGATCAAAAGCAAatagtaaatgaaaaattattacgtagtCCAGTACTTGGAAAGAAGTATAAGTCTgggaaaaatagttttataccCGGCCATTCCATTTTGGATGACACTAATGAGATTGGTACGTCTAGTCTACTTCGAGAAAATATTACCGTTTTGGCAAATAGTTCAGATGAAGATATTTCTACATTTGTAGAAACCAAAGAAAATCAGTGTTCAACTATTTTGAATAATGAAGATACAGTCGAATGTACACCACTGTCTAAATTGCCAAAAAAAATGAGACTCTGCAAACTATATAATGTCGAAACCACATTATTGAAGAGTGGAAAGAAGTTGAAACAATCAAGGCTCGAGTTCGTTTCATCTGAAGAAAGTAAAATGACTATAAATGAGGAAAAACATAAGAAATTAACTACACTGATACAACCTGAATTTCTTACATCCacaaaaaatttacaaaaattcgtaaaagTTTCTGGTTCCAATgatgaagaaataattgaagataGTCCCactaaacataaaatatcgaaattgaaaatgcggAGCTTGAAAGTGAATAAAAGCAATCCTCTAACATATAGAGAcaataatagaagaaaaattaatttgtttagtgATACTAAAATTACTAGCCTCCATCAATGTTCACGTAGACATACATCTACTTCAAATGAACTATGTTCagtaaacaaattaaagtCATTTAATACCTCGCTGAACAAGAGcgtcaaaaataattgcgaaattaTGCCACCTCCGTCACTTATTGTTCACACGGAACGTATTGCTAACAATGTAAGAACAGAAGAAGCTGAGAAAATTTCTACAGAACGTATAGTTAACATAccaaaaaaagaaactgaaaaaaTTGATACTAGTAATAAAAGTCAAGcgcagaaaagaaaattgtcgaaattgATTGAAGAAACTTGCAACTTCAATCTCCAATCCAgtaatgaaacattttaccTTCCCGGTGAAAAACTTAATGAGAAAACTgaggaaataaatgtaaaacataTGGTTAATGATATAGTTAAAGAAGAAACTGAAAAAATTGATACTAGTAATAAAAGTCAAGcacaagaaagaaaattgtcaagaTTGGTTGAAGGAACTTGCAACTCCAATTTTTCATCTGCTGATGAAACATTTTATCTTCCCGGTGAAAAACTTAATAAGAAAACTgaggaaataaatgtaaaacatatggttaataatatagttaaagAAGAAACTGAAAAAATTGATACTAGTAATAAAAGTCAAGcacaagaaagaaaattgtcaagaTTGGTTGAAGGAACTTGCAACTCCAATTTTTCATCTGCTGATGAAACATTTTATCTTCCTGGTGAAAGACTTCGAGAGAAATCAACTTCTGAAGTTGTTTACACAAAAATTAGTGACAATAATACGTCAGAAAATGTGTCTCATATGAGTTCTGATGTGCCATATGAAGAAGGGAACatagttaattttaaaacaaggAATAAAGCGGAAAGAGCAAAGATGGCTGGTACCAGTTGTTGGCAATGTATACAGTATTATGAAGACCTTGGACTCTCTGagttagaaataaaatctaaGCAAAAGGAATGTTCTCAccatagaattattaaagagaAACCATGCACTCCTAAAGAATTTTGGAATCCTCTGTTTGCTGACACGTATGTGTCCACTATCCAACCTGACTGa